The following DNA comes from Tunturibacter psychrotolerans.
GCCTCATAAGAAATCTCCTCCGCACTCGATAAACTCATTTTTTAGGGGCCCGTTTGACGAGATCATTCTACGGCGCGTGTTAGACCACCCCGAATCACAAAAGAAAAAGAACTTCGCGGCGCTCAAACATGTTGTCAAGCCCCAAACAGTCGAAAACCCGCACCAGACAAGCAGATTCGCGTGACGTATGAGTTATCTCCGCTCAGCTATACTTGATACAGAAGCGAAGAAAAAAGCCTCGGGACTGCAACCCCGAGGCTTTCTTCTTTGTTTAGACGAATTTAGCCGTAACCCCCGTGGAATGAAGAATTTACAGGGGGTAAAAATCGTAACTCGTTGTATCGACGAGACTTAAGTGGGGTAACCCCTGGGGGGCACCCCCCAGAAGTTATTTCTCGCTGGTCGGCGGCACCAGACCCTTCAATCGCAGATAGAGGGCAAGCGTCGTGTACTGTTCGTTGTCATGTGAGACCGTCCCCCACAGGATTCCGATGCGGGACCGCTTCGCGTTGAAGACGTCGAACGTATCTGCGAGATTCGCATCCGTCACGGAGGCGAACGCTTTATCGCACTCGGCAAACGAGGCCTTCAGTCCATCAATGATGGCTGCCTTGTCCGCAGTATCTGCCGGCACCTTCGCAAGATCGTTTGGCGCTGTCCGATTTATCGCACCGCATGTCTTCAGTTGTGCTTCGGTGACATGATTCACCACACGCGCATAAGTTCGGATGTCGGGCGTGGGCTTGAACTGGTAGTCCTCCGCGGGCATCTTATCGGCGGATTTCAAGATGTTGCCCTTCTGCGTTGCATAACTTCTCTGCACTTCGGCCGCGGGCCCGCTTGGCCCAGTAGGAGCCGCCGGCGCCTGACCCAATGCCACACCCGAAACCATCAACCCCGCAACCACACACATCACACGCATCTGCTGCATCCTTGTCACCTCGCACCTCCAAGCGTAACCCGGCCCCACGTCGAGCCTGAAAAATATTTGTCAACACCCTGTAATTTCTATAAGGAACCTAAGAGTCTGCGCGGAATTGCAAGCGAGCCGAGAAACGACCTCGTCGGAAGGGTTCAGGCCACCAATGAACTATCCTGTAAGAGACCATCCACGATGCCGAAACAAGCCTCGTACAAGCTCGCAAGAAGGAAAACAGAACAATGCCATTGAACTGCGGAATCGTTGGTTTGCCCAACGTAGGAAAATCAACGATCTTCAACGCCCTCACCTCGGCCAAGGCGCAAGCTGCGAACTATCCCTTCTGCACGATCGATCCCAACACCGGCGTCGTTACCGTGCCCGATGAGCGCCTCACCAAAATCTCTGACCTTATCAAGCCCAAGTCTCTCGTCCCAACGACTATGGAGTTCATTGACATCGCTGGTCTCGTCGAGGGTGCTTCCAAAGGCGAAGGCTTGGGCAATCAGTTTCTCGGTCACATCCGCGCGACCGATGCCGTAGCGCACGTCGTCCGCTGCTTCGACGACCCCGAGGTGATCCACGTCGCAGGCGGCGTCAACCCACTCCACGACATCGACATCATCAACACGGAACTCCTCCTCGCCGACCTCGATACGGTTGAAAAGCGCAATACTAAGGTCGAGCGTGCGGCGAAAGCATCGAGCGACGGGAAGATCAAGGCCGAGCACGCCATGCTGCAGAAGCTTTTGACAGCTCTGAATGCTGGCAAGCCCGCTCGCACCGCGGATCTCAC
Coding sequences within:
- a CDS encoding DinB family protein; the encoded protein is MQQMRVMCVVAGLMVSGVALGQAPAAPTGPSGPAAEVQRSYATQKGNILKSADKMPAEDYQFKPTPDIRTYARVVNHVTEAQLKTCGAINRTAPNDLAKVPADTADKAAIIDGLKASFAECDKAFASVTDANLADTFDVFNAKRSRIGILWGTVSHDNEQYTTLALYLRLKGLVPPTSEK
- the ychF gene encoding redox-regulated ATPase YchF codes for the protein MPLNCGIVGLPNVGKSTIFNALTSAKAQAANYPFCTIDPNTGVVTVPDERLTKISDLIKPKSLVPTTMEFIDIAGLVEGASKGEGLGNQFLGHIRATDAVAHVVRCFDDPEVIHVAGGVNPLHDIDIINTELLLADLDTVEKRNTKVERAAKASSDGKIKAEHAMLQKLLTALNAGKPARTADLTEEEKILSRELFLITAKPQLYVANVDEAGLIQGNAYTTAVEKRAEEEGSQVVRICGALESEIAQLEPAERDEFLKDMGLTEPGLNRLIHSAYRLLDLITYFTAGVQEVRAWTIRRGTKAPGAAGVIHSDFEKGFIKADCYASDDLFKYGSEQAVKEKGLLRSEGKEYVVRDGDILFFKFNV